The DNA region GAATATGGTATGACCGAACTTTTAAGCCAAGCCTATTCTAAAGGCAATGGTGTTTTTACTTGTCCACCTTGGATGAAAACTTTAACAAGAGATACCGAAGATGCGCTTACTGTGCATCACACCAAAAGAACTGGTGGAATAAATGTTATTGACTTAGCAAATATTAACTCCTGTTCGTTTATTGCGACACAAGATTTAGGAAGACTACTAACAGACTCCGATTTTGAAATTATTGGTCGTTTTGATAATAGTGATATAAGAGGTTGTAATCTTATGGTTTTATAATAAAAAAAGGCTTGTGTAAACAAGCCTTTTTTTTATACAATCTTAATAATAAATGTTTTTTTCTTACCTCTATTAATGACAACATATTTATCATTAATCAAGTCTTCTGTGGTTATCACATAATCTTCACCAACTTTGTCTTTATTTACAGATACCGAGTTTTCTTTTAAAGCACGACGTGCTTCACCATTACTTGCTAAAAAGTTAGTCTCGGCAGACAGCGCAGCAATCATGTCTAATCCTGCTTCAATTTTATCTTTACCAACTTCGGCTTGTGGCACACCTTCAAAAACCTCTAAGAATAAATTTTCATTTAATTGCTTAATTTCATTTTTAAAGTCTTTACTAAAAAGGATTTGTGATGCTTTTACTGCATTTTCATATTCCTCTTTACTATGTACAAACGTTGTTACTTCTTCGGCTAATTTTTTCTGTAAAGCTCTAAAACCTGGATTCTCTTTATGTTCTGCAATTAACGTATCGATTGTGTCTTTATCTAAAAATGTAAAGATTTTGATATACTTTTCTGCATCTTCATCTGTTGTGTTTAACCAGAATTGGTAGAATTTGTAAACGCTAGTTTTATCGGCATCTAACCATACGTTACCACCTTCACTTTTACCAAATTTAGATCCGTCTGCTTTTGTAATTAACGGGCAAGTCATAGCGTAAGCTTTTGCTGTATCATCACCAACATTCATACGTCTTACCAGTTCTGTTCCTGTAGTTATGTTTCCCCATTGATCACTTCCTCCCATTTGTAATTTACAATTCATGGATTTATGCAAGTGGTAAAAATCATATCCTTGTATTAATTGGTAGGTAAACTCGGTAAAACTCATACCAACGCTACCTTCATCTCCGCTTAAACGTTTTTTTACAGAGTCTTTTGCCATCATGTAATTAACGGTAATACGCTTTCCTACATCACGAGCAAAATCTATAAAACTAAAGTTTTTCATCCAGTCGTAGTTATTCACTAAAACTGGTGCGTTTTTTTCATCTGAATTAAAATCTAAAAATCTTGACAATACGTTTTTTATACCAGCAACATTATGATTTAAAGTTGCTTCGTCTAACAAATTACGCTCATCACTTTTACCAGAAGGATCTCCAATCATACCTGTTGCGCCACCAACTAAAGCTATTGGTTTGTGACCTGCTTTTTGTAAATGCACTAATAAAATTATAGGCACTAAACTACCAATATGTAAAGAGTCTGATGTTGGATCAAATCCAATATAAGCAGTGGTCATTTCTTTATCAAGTTGCTCTTCTGTACCAGGCATGATATCGTGTACCATTCCTCTCCAACGTAATTCTTCTACAAATGCGTTTGCCATTTTAATTCATTTTAATAGTGAATTCGCAAAGATAAAAATAGTGTTATAAAAAGTGTACAATATCTTATATTTATTACTTTAGTAGCATGATTTTAGTCACTGGAGGAACAGGATTAGTTGGCGCGCATTTGTTATTTCATTTATTAAATGAAAACCAATCTGTACGCGCTATTTACAGAAGCACTTCTAAATTTGAAAACGTTAAACGCATCTTTAGTTATTATACCAAAAATGTAGATGCTTTATTTGATAAAATTGAATGGGTTGAAGCCGACTTAAATAACATACCTCAACTTACAGAAGCTTTTAAAGATATCACCTACGTTTACCACTGTGCTGCATTGGTTAGTTTTGATCCAAATATGTTTGATTTACTTAAAAAAACTAACATTAAAGGTACTGCTAATATTGTAAATTTTTGCATTAGTAATAAGGTAGAAAAATTATGTTATGTAAGTTCTATTGCTGCATTAGGTGACACAGGAACTTCTAAAATTGTTACAGAAGATAACGATTGGAATAAAGAATTAGACCATAGCGGTTATGCCATTACTAAATACGGTGCAGAATTAGAGGTTTGGCGTGGTACACAAGAAGGTTTAAACGCAGTAATTGTTAATCCTGGAGTAATTATTGGTCCTGGTATTTGGCAAGAAGGTAGCGGATCTTTAATTTCTAAAACTTATAACGGATTAAAATTTTACACAACAGGCACAACAGCTTTTGTAGATGTTAATGACGTCGTTTATTCTATGGTAACTTTAATGAAAAGCGAGATTGTTAATCAACGGTTTATTGTAGTTGCAGAGCATTTATCTTTTAAAGATTTTTTTACAAAAACAGCAAATGTATTAGGTGTAAAACCACCAACTATAGAAGCAAAAAAATGGTTATTACAACTAGCTTGGCGATTGGATTGGTTATTAGGTAAATTGATAAATAAAAGAAGAATACTTTCTAGGCAAACCGCAAATAGCGCTGTATCTATCTCTAACTATAGCAATGCAAAACTTAAAGAATCTATTGATATATCTTTTAAACCTATAGATAAAAGTTTAGAGCTTACTTGTAATTTTTTTCTTAGTAATTAAAGAAGAGTCTTTAATAAACCTAGGTCTTTTCTCTTTGCTTGTTTTATTATTTTGTTTGCCTTTATTTTTAGCCTTTTGTTTGTCTTCTTTTTTCTGCTGTTCTTTGTATTTATCTCTTAATAAAGTTAGACTATCTTTTACTTTGCTGTAGATATTATCAAAAGTTTCTATATCGTAAGCATAGTAATTATTGCTGTTTACAAATTGAAGACTATCTATATTATGCTTTTTGTAAATAAATGCAACAGGAGTTATCCCTTTATTTTCTAGCGTTCTTTTGTTTATTCCTTTTCCTGCAGAAACAATTGCAATTTCTACTAGAACATCTACCATTTTATCTTCTGGTATTAAATTATCAGGTTTTTTAGGCTTTTCTATACCATAACAACCCAATAATATTAATGAGAGTAAACAGAAAACAACTAATTTAATTTTCATGACTAATCTCTATCAAAAGTTAAACGTTTTGCATATCTAGTATCATAAAACTTAAAGTTTTTATAAGCTAATCCTCCATTTACAAATGTATGCGTTATTCTTGACTTAAAAGTGGTTCCTTCAAATGGTGACCAACCACATTTATAAAGTATATTATCTTTATTTACAGTCCATGGATTATTTAAATTTACCATAACTAAATCTGCATAATAGCCTTCTTTTATAAATCCTCGTTTTTCTATTTCAAAAAGAATTGCTGGATTATGACAAAATTTTTCAACAATTTTTTCTATTGAAATATCGCCGTCATGGTACATTTCTAATAACGCAGGTAAAGCATGTTGTACCAATGGTCCGCCAGATGGCGCTTTAGTGTAAACGTTAGATTTCTCTTCAAAAGTATGCGGAGCATGATCTGTTGCTATTACATCTATTTTATCATCTAGTAACGCTTTAAGTAATTGATCACGATCTTTTTCTGTTTTAACTGCAGGATTCCATTTTATTAACGTGCCTTTATTTTCGTAATCTTTATCGCTAAACCAAAGGTGATGTATACATACTTCGGCTGTTATTTTTTTATCTTTTAATGGTGTTTTGTTATCAAAAAGCTGAGTTTCTTTACCTG from Mesoflavibacter profundi includes:
- the tyrS gene encoding tyrosine--tRNA ligase: MANAFVEELRWRGMVHDIMPGTEEQLDKEMTTAYIGFDPTSDSLHIGSLVPIILLVHLQKAGHKPIALVGGATGMIGDPSGKSDERNLLDEATLNHNVAGIKNVLSRFLDFNSDEKNAPVLVNNYDWMKNFSFIDFARDVGKRITVNYMMAKDSVKKRLSGDEGSVGMSFTEFTYQLIQGYDFYHLHKSMNCKLQMGGSDQWGNITTGTELVRRMNVGDDTAKAYAMTCPLITKADGSKFGKSEGGNVWLDADKTSVYKFYQFWLNTTDEDAEKYIKIFTFLDKDTIDTLIAEHKENPGFRALQKKLAEEVTTFVHSKEEYENAVKASQILFSKDFKNEIKQLNENLFLEVFEGVPQAEVGKDKIEAGLDMIAALSAETNFLASNGEARRALKENSVSVNKDKVGEDYVITTEDLINDKYVVINRGKKKTFIIKIV
- a CDS encoding NAD-dependent epimerase/dehydratase family protein: MILVTGGTGLVGAHLLFHLLNENQSVRAIYRSTSKFENVKRIFSYYTKNVDALFDKIEWVEADLNNIPQLTEAFKDITYVYHCAALVSFDPNMFDLLKKTNIKGTANIVNFCISNKVEKLCYVSSIAALGDTGTSKIVTEDNDWNKELDHSGYAITKYGAELEVWRGTQEGLNAVIVNPGVIIGPGIWQEGSGSLISKTYNGLKFYTTGTTAFVDVNDVVYSMVTLMKSEIVNQRFIVVAEHLSFKDFFTKTANVLGVKPPTIEAKKWLLQLAWRLDWLLGKLINKRRILSRQTANSAVSISNYSNAKLKESIDISFKPIDKSLELTCNFFLSN
- a CDS encoding DUF4296 domain-containing protein — protein: MKIKLVVFCLLSLILLGCYGIEKPKKPDNLIPEDKMVDVLVEIAIVSAGKGINKRTLENKGITPVAFIYKKHNIDSLQFVNSNNYYAYDIETFDNIYSKVKDSLTLLRDKYKEQQKKEDKQKAKNKGKQNNKTSKEKRPRFIKDSSLITKKKITSKL